Proteins encoded in a region of the Vibrio ponticus genome:
- a CDS encoding NRAMP family divalent metal transporter: MTTQSSTATINATAPINNETSWQKKAILSVAFLMATTSVGPGFLTQTAVFTNIYKVDMAFPVFASMFITFGIVMNLWRIVGVSGLRIQDIANKVAPGMGYVVGVLLALGAVAFNFGNVSGSALGINVLTGIDTTWGALFTGLIGSLLFIVHNASKRMDQMARYLGLFMIVLIAYVAMTSLPPMGETLSAAVMPSDFGSLLLPTLTIVGGAVGGYYTGAQRLVDIGLQGKENVPSIKTAAWAGISIAVVIRILLFLAVFGVISAGAVLDSSNPAADAFRQGAGETGYFIFGLVLFVASITSVVGNSYMAISLIKTLFPVVARNEKAWCVAFILVTSLGTVTMNMPILLLMLAGLVNSIILPIVLGMVLAATRRKDIIGDYKHPVYLTAIGAIIVVVMAASSVTNISNFVAKFIG; this comes from the coding sequence ATGACAACACAATCTTCTACCGCGACCATCAACGCGACTGCTCCGATTAACAACGAGACTTCATGGCAAAAGAAAGCCATTCTTAGCGTTGCCTTCCTAATGGCGACAACGTCTGTTGGTCCTGGCTTCCTAACTCAAACCGCAGTTTTCACTAATATCTACAAAGTAGATATGGCATTCCCTGTATTCGCTTCAATGTTTATCACTTTCGGTATCGTGATGAACCTATGGCGAATTGTTGGCGTATCTGGTCTACGCATCCAAGACATCGCAAACAAAGTCGCACCTGGCATGGGCTATGTGGTTGGCGTACTACTGGCACTTGGTGCAGTAGCGTTTAACTTCGGTAACGTCAGTGGCTCAGCGCTTGGTATCAATGTACTGACTGGTATCGACACTACTTGGGGCGCCCTATTTACCGGTCTTATCGGTAGCTTACTGTTCATTGTACACAATGCTTCTAAACGCATGGACCAAATGGCGCGCTACCTTGGCTTGTTTATGATTGTTTTGATTGCTTATGTCGCAATGACAAGCCTTCCTCCAATGGGCGAAACGCTATCTGCAGCCGTTATGCCGAGCGATTTTGGTAGTCTGCTACTGCCAACACTTACCATCGTGGGGGGTGCTGTAGGCGGTTACTACACTGGTGCACAACGTCTAGTTGATATCGGTCTGCAAGGTAAAGAGAACGTTCCGTCAATCAAAACGGCAGCTTGGGCAGGTATCTCAATTGCGGTTGTGATTCGAATCCTACTGTTCCTTGCAGTATTTGGCGTAATCTCAGCTGGTGCGGTACTGGACTCATCAAACCCAGCAGCCGATGCGTTCCGTCAAGGTGCAGGTGAAACGGGTTACTTCATCTTCGGTCTAGTATTGTTTGTTGCATCAATCACCTCAGTAGTGGGCAACTCATACATGGCTATCTCGCTTATCAAAACGCTGTTCCCTGTGGTAGCGCGTAATGAAAAAGCATGGTGTGTGGCATTTATCCTAGTGACAAGCCTTGGCACCGTAACCATGAACATGCCAATCCTTCTGCTGATGCTAGCGGGTCTGGTAAACAGCATTATCCTACCTATCGTATTGGGCATGGTACTGGCGGCTACTCGTCGCAAAGACATCATCGGTGACTACAAACACCCAGTTTACCTAACAGCCATTGGTGCGATAATCGTGGTAGTCATGGCTGCATCAAGCGTGACTAACATCAGTAACTTCGTTGCGAAGTTTATCGGCTAA
- the rlmF gene encoding 23S rRNA (adenine(1618)-N(6))-methyltransferase RlmF yields the protein MSNKETSRSKHKPHNSTPNKSTRKSKGNAASATKSAEKAKPVRTKPARASKSAVKQSNPKQSNSNQSNPEQTSSMLVTTVAGKAGLHKRNLHQGRYDFERLVKALPALEKHVVLNPKGEQTIRFDDPTAVKLLNRALLAEHYSVTQWDIPQGYLCPPIPGRADYIHRLAELLLNEAPKLNHSLVKALDIGVGANCIYPIVGASQYGWEVIGSDVDPISVDNSNQIAQNNAVLTGKVACRLQSDSRHFFKSIIEPNEFYDVTTCNPPFHASLEEAQQGTERKLNNLNAHKAKRGQVKVEKGTQTKASKPTLNFGGQKAELWCPGGEAAFVKNMAFESREFATQVLWFTTLISKKDNVRWLRKNLEKAGAKEAVIVEMSQGQKISRFVAWSFKDKAERAKWLAVKSN from the coding sequence ATGAGTAATAAAGAGACTTCGCGCTCAAAGCACAAGCCACACAACAGCACTCCAAATAAGTCGACACGTAAGTCAAAAGGCAACGCTGCCAGTGCAACAAAAAGTGCTGAGAAAGCCAAACCAGTGAGAACTAAGCCAGCGAGAGCGTCTAAGAGTGCCGTGAAGCAGAGCAATCCTAAGCAGAGCAACTCTAATCAGAGTAACCCTGAGCAGACTAGTTCGATGCTGGTGACGACCGTGGCGGGAAAAGCAGGGCTGCATAAGCGTAACCTACACCAAGGTCGTTATGATTTTGAGCGTTTGGTAAAAGCACTACCAGCACTTGAAAAGCATGTGGTACTTAATCCCAAAGGTGAGCAAACCATTCGCTTTGATGACCCGACGGCAGTCAAGCTTTTAAACCGAGCTCTGCTTGCTGAACATTACAGTGTCACACAATGGGATATTCCTCAAGGCTACCTTTGTCCGCCAATTCCTGGGCGCGCGGATTATATTCACCGTCTAGCGGAATTGCTGCTCAATGAAGCGCCAAAGCTCAACCATAGTCTAGTTAAAGCGCTTGATATTGGTGTCGGCGCTAACTGTATTTACCCAATTGTCGGGGCAAGCCAATATGGCTGGGAGGTTATCGGCAGTGATGTTGATCCTATCTCGGTAGATAACTCAAACCAGATCGCGCAAAACAACGCTGTACTTACAGGTAAAGTGGCGTGCCGTTTACAAAGCGACAGTCGCCATTTCTTCAAGAGCATCATTGAGCCGAATGAATTTTATGACGTGACGACCTGTAACCCTCCGTTTCATGCTTCGCTTGAAGAAGCGCAGCAGGGTACAGAGCGCAAACTGAATAACCTCAATGCGCACAAAGCCAAACGTGGTCAGGTGAAAGTTGAAAAAGGCACTCAGACTAAAGCGAGTAAGCCGACACTTAACTTTGGTGGTCAAAAGGCTGAGCTGTGGTGCCCGGGCGGCGAAGCTGCATTTGTGAAAAACATGGCATTTGAAAGCCGTGAATTTGCTACTCAGGTATTATGGTTTACGACCTTAATCTCGAAAAAAGATAATGTTCGTTGGTTGCGCAAAAATCTCGAAAAAGCCGGTGCAAAAGAGGCAGTAATTGTCGAGATGAGCCAAGGGCAGAAGATTAGCCGCTTTGTGGCGTGGAGCTTTAAAGATAAAGCTGAGCGTGCAAAATGGTTGGCGGTGAAGTCTAATTAA
- the pilW gene encoding type IV pilus biogenesis/stability protein PilW yields the protein MKVRLVTVSVLALALIAGCASEPITDSMPSHQQKADARIELAKGYLKQRNLSRAKENLDKALQHAPKYYRTLLTQADYFKQVNEPEKARQTYQTALYYHRDNSYVLNDYAVFLCSQQQYQRANQYFVRATANPSYPHIASSYANAAYCALKGRDTELAIEYFRRSLSYQPDDFRTLFHLVELEIAHGYFEPARTRLISAQQQFGTQAQILQSLVRLEIKAGNTASAQNYQLKLAKINPHIGGFQ from the coding sequence ATGAAAGTAAGATTAGTGACGGTAAGCGTATTAGCATTAGCGCTAATAGCTGGATGTGCCAGCGAGCCTATCACTGATTCAATGCCTTCCCACCAGCAAAAAGCGGATGCGCGTATCGAGCTTGCCAAAGGCTATCTCAAACAGCGCAACCTCAGCAGAGCTAAAGAAAATCTCGATAAAGCCTTACAGCACGCTCCCAAGTACTACCGAACCTTGCTTACGCAAGCCGATTACTTTAAGCAAGTCAACGAACCAGAAAAAGCGCGGCAAACCTATCAAACCGCGCTCTACTATCATCGCGACAACAGCTATGTATTAAATGACTATGCGGTCTTCCTTTGCAGTCAACAACAATACCAGCGCGCCAATCAATACTTTGTGCGCGCGACAGCGAACCCATCCTACCCGCATATTGCCAGTAGTTACGCCAATGCCGCTTACTGTGCGCTCAAAGGGCGAGATACTGAGCTTGCGATCGAGTACTTCCGTCGCTCTTTAAGCTATCAACCAGATGACTTCCGAACACTGTTCCATTTGGTTGAATTAGAGATCGCCCATGGCTATTTTGAACCAGCAAGAACGCGATTGATCAGTGCACAGCAGCAATTTGGCACTCAAGCTCAGATCCTACAATCTCTAGTTCGATTAGAAATCAAGGCAGGAAATACCGCAAGCGCGCAGAATTATCAGCTTAAGCTGGCAAAAATAAACCCGCACATCGGCGGGTTTCAATAA
- a CDS encoding M48 metallopeptidase family protein, with the protein MNPNPVLRYIQGYPEHILTPVSQMLEAGRFCAWFEKRYPQRHEIQSEKALYEYTMALKNQYMRKTSPLSKVIYDNKIHLINNALGLHTYAAKVHGGKIKSKNEIRIASVFKHAPEPLLRMLVVHELAHLKEKDHNKAFYQLCCHMEPDYHQLELDARLFMIYQDIK; encoded by the coding sequence ATGAATCCAAATCCTGTACTTCGTTATATCCAAGGTTACCCAGAACATATTCTAACTCCCGTTTCACAGATGCTTGAGGCGGGACGTTTTTGCGCGTGGTTTGAAAAGCGCTACCCACAGCGTCACGAAATTCAAAGTGAAAAAGCGCTGTATGAATACACCATGGCGCTGAAAAACCAGTATATGAGGAAGACTTCGCCACTGAGCAAGGTGATTTACGATAACAAGATCCATCTGATCAACAATGCGTTGGGGCTGCACACTTACGCTGCCAAAGTGCATGGTGGAAAAATCAAATCGAAGAATGAAATCCGCATCGCCAGCGTATTTAAACACGCGCCGGAGCCTTTGCTACGCATGCTCGTTGTACACGAATTAGCGCATTTAAAAGAAAAAGATCATAACAAAGCTTTTTACCAACTGTGCTGTCATATGGAACCGGACTATCATCAATTAGAGCTGGATGCTCGCCTGTTTATGATTTACCAAGATATTAAGTAA
- a CDS encoding LysR family transcriptional regulator, whose product MDSKHLKHFVTVAEFGHFTQAAKALHIAQPALSISIKKFEQQLGMTLFRRNERKVELTDEGKVLLKHAKRVLQQIDDAKLAMDELKGLEKGEVRLGAPSMMGSYFFPQILMAFKSRYPDLKLTLVDAGTGSIRNMLLNGELDIGVINLDKQVPDDLETDILLHSEMVAVVGKDHPFASKQSVRFDEFFEQDLVMFKEGYFHRDYIEAKAKENALELECAFETNLLPLILSIVRREFAITALLDLVTHHEADIVGVPFEQPVKLDLALAWRKGGYLSIADRTFIEFVKSFH is encoded by the coding sequence ATGGACTCTAAACACCTCAAACATTTTGTCACCGTTGCCGAGTTTGGTCACTTTACTCAAGCAGCTAAAGCGCTGCATATCGCTCAGCCTGCATTAAGTATCTCGATTAAAAAGTTTGAGCAGCAACTGGGTATGACGTTGTTTCGCCGTAATGAGCGTAAGGTCGAACTCACCGATGAAGGCAAGGTGTTGCTGAAACATGCCAAGCGGGTGCTACAACAAATAGATGATGCCAAGCTAGCGATGGATGAGCTAAAAGGGTTAGAGAAAGGGGAAGTGAGGCTGGGCGCACCAAGCATGATGGGTTCGTATTTCTTTCCGCAAATTTTAATGGCATTTAAAAGCCGTTATCCAGATCTAAAGCTTACCTTGGTGGATGCAGGTACCGGCTCAATTCGCAACATGTTGCTTAATGGTGAATTGGATATAGGGGTCATCAATCTCGATAAACAGGTGCCTGATGACTTAGAGACCGACATCCTACTGCATTCTGAAATGGTCGCCGTGGTGGGAAAAGATCATCCGTTTGCCAGTAAGCAATCGGTAAGGTTTGATGAATTCTTTGAGCAGGACTTAGTGATGTTCAAAGAGGGCTACTTTCATCGCGACTATATTGAAGCGAAGGCGAAGGAGAATGCGCTTGAATTAGAGTGCGCATTTGAGACCAATTTACTGCCATTAATATTAAGTATTGTAAGACGTGAGTTTGCGATTACAGCTCTGCTCGACTTGGTGACCCACCATGAAGCGGATATCGTCGGTGTGCCATTTGAACAACCAGTAAAACTCGATTTAGCGTTGGCGTGGCGAAAGGGGGGCTACCTGTCTATTGCGGATCGAACCTTTATTGAGTTCGTTAAGTCTTTTCATTGA
- the metA gene encoding homoserine O-acetyltransferase MetA, giving the protein MPIKIPDQLPATDVLREENIFVMSETRAATQNIRPLKVLILNLMPKKIETETQFLRLLSNSPLQVDIELLRIDNRPSKNTPTQHLDTFYRQFEMVKQRNFDGMIITGAPLGLVQFEDVIYWEHLQNIMNWAKEHVTSTLYVCWAAQAGLKLLYNLPKRTRKEKLSGVYKHQTVNPLSPLLRGFDDEFLAPHSRYADFSSEYLSEHTDLDILATSDVAGVYLAATKDKRNVFVTGHPEYDSHTLHNEYVRDLSEGMEPAIPINYYPNNNPDNPPRASWRSHGHLLFSNWLNYCVYQQTPFDLEHFSEANFTKDD; this is encoded by the coding sequence GTGCCGATCAAGATCCCCGATCAACTACCAGCCACTGACGTGCTACGTGAAGAGAACATCTTCGTGATGTCAGAAACACGCGCCGCGACGCAGAATATCCGCCCGCTGAAAGTATTGATCCTTAATCTGATGCCAAAAAAAATTGAGACGGAAACTCAATTTCTCCGCTTACTATCGAATAGCCCGCTGCAAGTGGATATTGAACTGCTTCGAATCGATAATCGTCCGAGCAAGAATACGCCGACTCAGCATCTGGATACTTTCTATCGCCAATTTGAAATGGTAAAGCAGCGCAACTTTGATGGCATGATCATTACCGGAGCGCCGCTTGGCTTAGTGCAATTTGAAGATGTGATTTATTGGGAACATCTGCAGAACATCATGAATTGGGCAAAAGAGCATGTCACCTCAACCCTTTATGTTTGCTGGGCGGCACAAGCTGGTTTGAAGCTGCTCTATAATTTGCCTAAGCGTACTCGTAAAGAGAAGCTTTCTGGCGTTTATAAACACCAAACCGTCAATCCGCTTAGCCCACTACTGCGCGGTTTTGATGACGAGTTTTTAGCGCCACACTCACGCTATGCGGATTTTTCCTCAGAGTACCTCTCTGAGCATACCGACCTTGATATTCTCGCGACATCCGACGTGGCGGGCGTCTATCTGGCAGCGACCAAAGACAAACGTAATGTGTTTGTCACCGGGCATCCGGAGTACGACTCTCACACGTTGCACAATGAATATGTTCGCGATCTTAGCGAAGGTATGGAGCCTGCGATCCCAATCAATTACTACCCAAACAACAACCCAGACAACCCTCCGCGTGCTAGTTGGCGCAGTCATGGACATTTATTGTTTTCTAACTGGCTTAACTACTGTGTTTATCAGCAAACACCTTTCGATTTGGAACACTTTAGTGAAGCGAACTTCACCAAAGACGATTAG
- a CDS encoding ATP-binding protein, with protein sequence MPKLILIRGLPGSGKSTLAKTFQAQHFEADMYFIDKNGEYRFNPTLLEKAHAWCKQQTEQALRRGEDVVVANTFVRRWEIQPYYQLARKLKVEFEIIECHGEYGSIHGVEQSVIEKMRAKWQEWRV encoded by the coding sequence ATGCCGAAGCTTATTCTTATCCGTGGTTTACCTGGTTCGGGTAAAAGTACCCTAGCGAAAACGTTCCAAGCTCAGCACTTTGAGGCGGACATGTACTTTATTGATAAAAATGGCGAGTACCGATTTAATCCTACTTTGTTAGAAAAAGCGCATGCATGGTGTAAGCAGCAAACCGAGCAAGCGCTGCGCAGAGGAGAGGACGTGGTCGTCGCCAATACCTTTGTTCGTCGCTGGGAGATTCAGCCATACTACCAGTTAGCGAGAAAGCTCAAAGTCGAGTTTGAGATCATCGAATGTCATGGTGAATATGGCAGTATTCATGGTGTCGAGCAGAGCGTGATCGAGAAGATGCGCGCTAAATGGCAAGAGTGGCGGGTATGA
- a CDS encoding arginase family protein has protein sequence MAKAFDIIGAPFNLLGCRPTKQNTVNGLRHNDENGDVGLSEWIEVRNARWGADVVDRGDIALTPTIADLIATNKQAQGLSGYTEQLKQQVLASYDKGRIPITIGGDHSIAVGSVQAALDHYQMHQGKRVALIWIDAHADCNDSNVGNLHGKPVTMLMGKSYEKLECREPKALLKSNDLYYVAVRDLMPNEDAIIKQHSIINYDMAAIESHGINHVLSQLLKTIDSDYDYFYVSFDYDALDGSIFRACGTPNVGGLSAREAIHLIYGLANHDKFVGIDFVEYMPELDEQGISKQLMLKLIDAVWGYRA, from the coding sequence ATGGCAAAAGCATTTGATATCATTGGTGCTCCGTTTAATTTGTTGGGCTGCAGACCCACAAAACAAAATACCGTTAATGGTCTGCGCCATAATGATGAGAATGGCGACGTTGGGCTAAGTGAATGGATCGAAGTTCGCAATGCTCGATGGGGAGCGGATGTAGTCGATCGCGGTGATATTGCGCTTACTCCAACTATCGCTGATTTGATTGCAACCAACAAACAAGCGCAAGGGCTGAGTGGCTATACAGAGCAGCTGAAGCAGCAGGTATTGGCGAGTTACGATAAGGGACGAATCCCAATTACCATTGGTGGCGACCACTCCATCGCAGTGGGGTCCGTGCAAGCGGCTCTAGATCATTATCAGATGCATCAAGGTAAGCGTGTAGCGCTAATTTGGATTGATGCCCATGCAGATTGCAATGACTCAAATGTGGGTAATTTACACGGCAAGCCGGTCACTATGCTGATGGGCAAATCTTATGAAAAGTTGGAGTGTCGCGAACCTAAGGCTCTTCTAAAATCAAATGATCTTTACTATGTCGCGGTGCGTGATTTGATGCCCAATGAAGATGCGATAATTAAACAGCACTCGATCATCAACTATGACATGGCGGCTATCGAAAGCCACGGCATCAACCATGTGTTAAGTCAACTGCTCAAAACCATCGACAGTGACTACGATTATTTTTATGTCTCTTTTGACTATGACGCACTCGATGGCAGTATCTTCCGCGCCTGCGGCACGCCGAATGTAGGCGGATTAAGCGCGAGAGAGGCGATTCATCTGATATACGGTTTGGCAAACCATGACAAGTTTGTCGGTATTGATTTTGTCGAGTACATGCCAGAATTAGATGAGCAGGGCATATCTAAACAGTTAATGCTTAAATTGATTGATGCGGTGTGGGGATACCGCGCTTAG
- a CDS encoding glutaredoxin family protein gives MKRLVLYVKDKCPHCKDAQRYLDSKGYPYRLTNAKMQRGRKELDAIGARSLPVLKIGDRYMIGWNASNFEKMYKA, from the coding sequence ATGAAACGACTCGTATTATATGTAAAAGATAAGTGCCCGCACTGCAAAGATGCTCAGCGCTACCTTGATTCAAAAGGTTATCCATACCGTCTAACCAACGCAAAAATGCAACGTGGTCGCAAAGAACTCGATGCGATTGGCGCACGTTCACTGCCGGTATTGAAAATTGGCGACCGCTATATGATTGGCTGGAACGCTTCTAATTTTGAGAAAATGTACAAGGCATAA
- a CDS encoding ABC transporter permease, translated as MNLFELIKAELKALLTNPVVMLTVFGGVVFYSFLYPLPYSHQTPREQKISVVNLDHSQTSYRLERMVDATPQVQIVQRDSTIATAKEAFLAREISGILVIPEHFYKDLLLGKSPTLSYAGDASYFLVYGTIVEGLAQAGGTLAAQTTVSRLVMDGTPIEQAAKQYSPTQLNMKPTFNPRMGYVDYVVPAVFVLILQQTLAMASGLMGGTQKHGKGYWTSTPAYKLIAVRSIVLVTIYYLLSMYYFGASFTMHGVSQLAQASALLAMLLPFLLASCAIGIWLGAILPRRELVTLVVLISSMPLVFSAGFIWPTGSIPSIIVWLANLFPSTPGIQGFLALNQMGATWQQAAPYYTQLWIQAIVWLAIAIWTLKRQKVKA; from the coding sequence ATGAACCTGTTTGAATTGATCAAAGCCGAACTCAAAGCCTTACTGACCAATCCAGTGGTGATGTTAACTGTGTTTGGTGGGGTGGTTTTCTACTCGTTTCTTTACCCACTCCCTTACAGCCATCAGACGCCAAGGGAGCAAAAAATCAGTGTGGTTAACTTAGATCATAGCCAGACCAGTTATCGACTAGAACGTATGGTTGATGCCACTCCGCAAGTACAGATCGTACAACGAGACTCAACCATTGCAACGGCAAAAGAGGCGTTTTTAGCCCGCGAAATCAGCGGAATATTGGTGATTCCTGAGCATTTCTATAAAGACCTGTTGTTAGGTAAAAGCCCGACACTCTCTTATGCTGGTGACGCTTCTTATTTTCTGGTTTACGGGACGATTGTTGAAGGCTTGGCGCAAGCAGGCGGCACGTTAGCGGCGCAAACCACCGTCAGTCGATTGGTTATGGACGGCACACCGATAGAGCAAGCGGCTAAACAATACTCTCCGACGCAGCTTAATATGAAGCCAACATTTAACCCGCGCATGGGCTATGTGGATTATGTGGTACCTGCGGTGTTTGTGCTGATCTTACAACAAACATTAGCCATGGCATCAGGGCTTATGGGTGGAACGCAGAAGCACGGCAAAGGTTACTGGACTAGCACTCCGGCGTATAAGCTCATCGCAGTGCGCAGCATAGTGCTGGTGACAATTTACTATCTACTCAGCATGTACTATTTCGGCGCTAGCTTTACCATGCATGGCGTCAGTCAATTGGCTCAAGCCAGTGCCCTATTGGCAATGTTGCTGCCTTTCCTATTAGCCTCATGTGCGATTGGCATTTGGCTTGGTGCGATTTTACCACGTAGAGAGCTGGTCACCTTGGTCGTACTGATTAGCTCGATGCCGCTGGTCTTTAGTGCCGGATTTATTTGGCCGACCGGCTCAATCCCGAGCATTATCGTCTGGCTTGCGAATCTCTTCCCAAGTACCCCGGGCATCCAAGGCTTTTTAGCCTTGAATCAGATGGGGGCTACTTGGCAGCAAGCTGCGCCGTATTACACTCAATTATGGATTCAAGCCATAGTGTGGCTAGCAATTGCCATCTGGACGCTCAAACGACAAAAAGTCAAAGCTTAA
- a CDS encoding ABC transporter permease, translating into MSFQQNANAISQWQIVRRDRWLLSCLTWLPIALAISIWAIFSQGIARDLPIAVVDLSHSEMSRTLSRYYDATSSMAVVEQMQSANQAEQALISGDIYAYAVIPHNFEEDVYKGLNPQVSVFYNSQFILIGKLINSAFVQAQATFNAQIATIANLAHGNQTLSSAMGQALPIRTQITPLFNKNSNYAQFLVSAIIPALWQIVVVVSTILILAANHRQQGLSKWLAEQPIKRLVVTLSPYLPVFALQGFAFLCWFYLGFKWPMEGSLLILVIGQWVTVIACMIMGSFFFFMTLDPARAMSFAGAFTAPSFAFMGITFPVTDMNTLAQFWRSLLPISHYIELQVSQVSYGASWHVSIQELLPMLGYLLPLMLTGLLIKKHLTAAAIPATEKQEHQ; encoded by the coding sequence ATGAGTTTTCAGCAAAACGCTAATGCGATCAGCCAGTGGCAGATAGTGAGACGAGATAGATGGTTGCTCTCTTGTCTCACTTGGCTACCGATTGCGTTAGCCATTTCTATTTGGGCGATCTTTTCTCAAGGTATCGCCCGTGATCTGCCAATTGCAGTGGTTGATCTTTCGCATAGCGAAATGTCACGTACATTATCACGCTATTACGATGCGACTTCATCGATGGCAGTGGTTGAGCAAATGCAGAGTGCCAATCAAGCGGAACAAGCGCTCATCAGTGGCGATATTTATGCCTACGCAGTCATCCCCCATAACTTTGAAGAAGATGTTTATAAAGGGCTAAACCCGCAAGTTTCGGTGTTTTATAACAGCCAATTTATCTTGATTGGTAAGCTAATCAACTCTGCATTTGTTCAAGCACAGGCAACATTTAACGCGCAAATTGCCACTATCGCTAACCTCGCTCATGGCAATCAGACCTTGAGCAGTGCAATGGGGCAAGCGTTACCCATTAGAACGCAAATCACCCCGCTGTTTAATAAAAACAGTAACTATGCACAGTTCCTCGTCTCGGCGATCATTCCTGCGCTATGGCAAATAGTCGTAGTGGTAAGCACTATCTTGATCTTGGCAGCCAATCATCGTCAGCAAGGGCTGAGCAAATGGTTAGCTGAACAACCTATCAAACGACTGGTTGTGACATTGTCACCGTATCTGCCCGTATTTGCCCTGCAAGGCTTTGCTTTTCTCTGTTGGTTTTACCTTGGTTTCAAGTGGCCGATGGAAGGCAGTTTATTGATACTGGTTATCGGACAATGGGTGACGGTTATCGCGTGCATGATCATGGGGAGCTTTTTCTTCTTTATGACGTTAGACCCTGCCCGAGCGATGAGCTTTGCTGGTGCTTTTACCGCACCTAGCTTTGCGTTTATGGGAATTACCTTCCCGGTGACAGACATGAATACCCTCGCCCAATTTTGGCGTAGTCTGCTACCAATCAGCCACTATATTGAGCTGCAAGTCAGTCAAGTGAGTTATGGCGCCAGTTGGCATGTCTCTATCCAGGAGTTATTGCCTATGCTTGGTTATTTGCTACCACTGATGCTGACCGGATTGCTCATCAAAAAGCATTTAACTGCCGCAGCAATACCTGCCACTGAAAAACAGGAGCACCAATAA
- a CDS encoding GNAT family N-acetyltransferase, which produces MAINYSTREAVESDYEFLFELKKITEKQAIANVFGWDEIIQWQIHKQEWELAKPLIIIVDGEDVGSVLIEQRSDEIYFGRFFILPSYQGQGLGSAVMQNVIEMSQKQQLPISLLYLQGNRVGALYRRHGFEVTSETEQFVYMQRPL; this is translated from the coding sequence ATGGCAATAAATTATTCAACAAGAGAAGCCGTTGAGTCTGATTATGAGTTCCTGTTTGAACTCAAAAAAATAACTGAGAAGCAGGCAATAGCGAACGTGTTTGGTTGGGATGAAATCATTCAGTGGCAGATCCATAAACAAGAGTGGGAACTAGCTAAACCATTGATAATCATAGTCGATGGTGAAGATGTTGGCAGCGTTCTGATTGAACAACGTAGTGACGAAATTTACTTTGGGCGCTTCTTTATTTTGCCAAGTTATCAAGGGCAAGGGCTTGGCAGTGCGGTGATGCAAAATGTGATTGAAATGTCACAAAAACAGCAACTTCCGATCAGCTTACTCTATCTACAAGGCAACCGCGTGGGCGCGCTTTATCGTCGTCACGGTTTTGAAGTGACCTCTGAAACCGAGCAGTTTGTGTATATGCAGCGTCCGCTGTGA